A region of Ochotona princeps isolate mOchPri1 chromosome 9, mOchPri1.hap1, whole genome shotgun sequence DNA encodes the following proteins:
- the LOC101516560 gene encoding LOW QUALITY PROTEIN: zinc finger protein 585A-like (The sequence of the model RefSeq protein was modified relative to this genomic sequence to represent the inferred CDS: inserted 2 bases in 1 codon; substituted 1 base at 1 genomic stop codon) has translation MEQKSELISDQIFQSAENPYECTERGKAFHQQLSLIGHQRLHTRKNSYECKECGKVFPHKSSLIIHEMVHTGEETYESREWGKGFSTKSNMKAHHRMHTGEKPYECSECGKSFSDKSRFRSHQRIHTGEKPYECSECGKAFLHKSLFISHQRIHPGKTPYECSDCGKAFNRKSNFITHQRTHTGEKPYECSECGKAFIYKSSMIIHQKIHTGEKPYECSECGKGFPYKSHLITHQRIHTGETPYECNECGKAFIHKSSMIIHQRIHTGEKPYECSECGKGFPYKPHLITHQRIHTGEKPYECNECGKAFTRKSHLIRHQRIHTGETPYECNECGKAYIRKSCFIRHQRVHTGEKPYECNECGKAFTRKSNFITHQRIHTGEKPYECSECGKAFIRKSHLITHQRIHTGEKPYECSECGKAFSDRSSMITHQRIHTGEKPYECSECGKAFVRKSYLTVHQRIHTGEKPYECSECGKAFIHKSFLITHQRTHTGESPYECSDCGKAFSDRSSIRSHQRIHTAEKPYXCSECGKGFPYKPQLFRHQRIHTGEKPNECSECGKGFSDKPHLIRNXRVHTGEKPYECNECGKAFSQKSHLSTHQRVYTGEKP, from the exons ATGGAGCAGAAGTCAGAGCTCATTAGTGATCAGATCTTTCAAAGTGCAGAGAATCCATATGAATGCACTGAGCGTGGAAAAGCCTTTCACCAGCAATTATCTCTCATTGGGCATCAGAGACTCCACACAAGAAAAAATTCGTATGAATGTAAGGAGTGTGGAAAAGTGTTTCCTCATAAGTCAAGCCTAATCATACATGAGATGGTCCACACAGGGGAGGAAACTTATGAATCCAGGGAGTGGGGAAAAGGTTTTTCTACTAAGTCAAACATGAAGGCACATCACAGAatgcacactggggagaaaccttatgaatgtagtgagtgtggaaaatctttttctgataagtcaagatttagatcacatcagagaattcacacaggtgaaaaaccttatgaatgtagtgaatgtggaaaagcttttcttcataagtcactgttcattagccatcagagaatccaccCTGGGAAAACACCTTACGAATGTAGTgattgtggaaaagcttttaatcGTAAATCAAATTTCATTACTCATCAAAGaacccacacaggggaaaaaccttatgaatgtagtgagtgtgggaaagcttttatttataagtcaagcatgatcatacatcagaaaatccacactggggaaaaaccttatgagtgtagtgagtgtgggaaaggctttccttataagtcacacctcattactcatcagagaatccacactggggaaacaccttatgaatgtaatgagtgtggaaaagcttttattcataagtcaagcatgatcatacatcagagaatccacactggggaaaaaccttatgagtgtagtgagtgtggaaaaggctttccttataagccacacctcattactcatcagagaatccacactggggaaaaaccttatgaatgtaatgagtgtggaaaagcttttactcgtaagtcacacctcattagacatcagagaatccacactggggaaacaccttatgaatgtaatgagtgcgGAAAAGCTTATATACGTAAGTCATGcttcattagacatcagagggtccacacaggggaaaaaccttatgaatgtaatgagtgtgggaaagcttttaCTCGTAAGTCAAActtcattactcatcagagaatccacacaggggaaaaaccttatgaatgtagtgagtgtggaaaagcttttattcgtaagtcacacctcattactcatcagagaatccacacaggggaaaaaccttatgaatgtagtgagtgtggaaaagccttctcTGATAGGTCAAGCATGAtcacacatcagagaatccacacaggtgaaaaaccttatgagtgtagtgagtgtggaaaagcttttgttCGTAAGTCATACCTCACtgttcatcagagaatccacacaggtgagaaaccttatgaatgtagtgagtgtggaaaagcttttattcataagtcattcctcattactcatcagagaaccCACACTGGGGAAtcaccttatgaatgtagtgattGTGGAAAAGCCTTCTCTGATAGAtcaagcattagatcacatcagagaatccacactgcgGAAAAACCTTATtgatgtagtgagtgtgggaaaggctttccTTATAAGCCACAGCtgtttagacatcagagaatccacactggggagaaacctaatgaatgtagtgagtgtggaaaaggcttttctgataagccaCATCTCATTCGAAA CAgagtccacactggggaaaaaccttatgaatgtaatgagtgcggaaaagctttttctcagaagtcacacctaaGCACACATCAGAGGGTctacacaggggagaaaccttag